In the genome of Osmerus mordax isolate fOsmMor3 chromosome 10, fOsmMor3.pri, whole genome shotgun sequence, the window acTTAATTTGATTTGAATCATTTATGTCACCAGGGTCTTTGAATTTGAATGCCTTAAGGCCTCCATAAAGATTCCATTATtgcacctcctcctcagacGTGTAATGAAATATAATAAATGTAGTAATGACTTTTGACCATATCTACATACCAGACCTAAAGtcaatcaacatttattttttactcagAATTAACTTATTTTGTTTACATTAGGCTTTGGCACATTTCTattgattgtaaaaaaaaacacagtagAAGTAGATAGATGAAGTAGAGGATAAAGCATGATTAAACTCTCTGTCCTGCCTCTATCCACACAGCAGGATGATGCACAAGTGTTGAGCTCTAGGAACACACACTTCTTCGGTGGGATTTGCCCTGTTGCTTGAAATCCCTTAATCCAGTCATTTCTGTCCCTAATAATTATATCTTACCAACATTTCAGTAACATACAGTTTTCCCAGTATTTCAAAACAGCCTTTGTCTTCATATCTGACTGGATTAAACATCCAGTGCATCTAAGCTCTTGGTAAGAACAGTCAGTGTGGGCAAGATCACTATGTCAGATGCAAACTATCAAGATCAACAAATTAAGTTTTGAGTTTGTTCAGAATTGTGTGAAATCCACTTGGCAGCTGTGTAGTTTGGGAATCAAGGCCATATTTTATTAACTGTACAGCCTTTGTTTCATTGCCACACCAGCAGATATGACGGGTGTCATTAACATTGTGTCAACATGGGTTAACTCTACACTTGCAATTGAATTTACACCAACATCCTTTTTTTTGAGTGGACACAGCAAGCTGTGAAAAACTATGAAACCTCCATCTCATTAGCCATCATGGAGCCTCTATAGACATCAAGCAACTTGTTTAAATAAAACACTAGCTCTTCAAACAACCTGCAGCATCAGTATCTGTAATTAATGTGTATTAGTATGCATACATAATGGTGGTAATAAATATGATTTCCTTCTTGATGCCTTTGATAATAATTTTGGTTTCCTTTGTTGTTCGCCTGATAATTTGAGGTGAACCTAGGACAAGTCCCATTTCTAGGAAGAAAGAGCTCCAGTCATTTGCAGCTAAATTAAAGGATTGCCTTATTGAAACTAGTGAAACCATGGAGCACGCTGGTCAGAGTAGACTATATCAATCCCCTTGCAATCCCAATGCAAGTCAGTTGTCCACAGGCAATTGTGTTAATGATTACTGTTTTAAACTGGAGGAGCTCGTACAAGTTGTCATGGACAACTGTAAAATGGATAAACGTACCAACTAAAACCATTCAATTCCTTATTACCCACCGTATTTGTAtccatgaatgaatgaaaaagcacacaaaaacaaacaaatgcatACTTAAACCCCTAGCATTACCCTATGCTACCCTGCTCTGGCTGATCTTATTGTGAAACACCCTCCAAGTCTTAAATGACTGGTTGACAGAAATCAGGACACCacaacagtaggcctactgtagattttttttacaacacTTTTAGCCTGAGCAAAGACCCATTGAGAAAGTTAATTCGTTAGGAAACATATATTAGGCTACCTCATCAGGTTTCTCTTATGAGATTAGTGGCGCAAGTTCGAGTTCAGGCACACTGACAAAGGCATTGTTCAGTTCAAAGGGATAATTGTGTGTACAGCCTATACAGTAAATCAAATACTGtatccatgtttttttttacttgtacaATACATACGTGTATCTCTTTGAATTGTAACAATTAATTTGTTAGGTGGAacaaacgtttttttattttttcgaGAACAAACGTTTTTTAATTGTTTCGAGAATTCAGTCAACTGACTGACAATCCGAAGGAGTCCAGCAGAAACAACGAAAGAGCACTATTACTATAAGATCGATGATTTGCATAGGCCAATGCACAGGAAGAACTTTCCTGAATGCTAAAGTTTGGAGCAGAAACTCCAGTTGGGCAGTCAAGATAACGTTAACAAATGCAgaacctgctgctgctgtgttgcGCAGTTTGTTAGGACATTCCTGTGAGGATTGTCGGGGAGTTAACTCTGATAAATCTTTATGCCTTTTCACGTGGAAGAGGCTTTATAAGACCGCCAGCCTTTGAAAGTTGTGGCACTTTGTGAAACATTAAGAAACGTTTCGGATTTCTGTCGTGTCCAATATTGTGCATCAAAATGGCAGCATATGCATTACCGGAAGGTTTCACTGAGTTTGATATGTTTACTTTCGGAACAGCTCTTCTCGTTGGGGGTAAGTATAAAATGACGTGATAGGAACGGTAAAGATGCATATGCCTGTCTTCATGTGGCTAATACCGGAACACCGGGTTGAGGCTGTAGATCTAGCCTGCCCTAAAATACCTCTATAATACACTTTTGGCATTAACCCACTTCTAATCCCtgggtgtgtatttatgtgtcttGTTTTATGATCGTTTTTCAATTATTTTGGAATGATGTGTAGCCTAAACATGTCACATCCTTTGAGCAATTTATATGCATACCCTTGTTTATTTTTATCAAGAGAATCAACAGAATGTGTCTTAATTCAATGAATTACCCttttgtgtcttgtcttgtatgTTTAATTTGTTGTTCAAGGCATGCTTGGATTCTTCCTCAACACCATTACAATACTTTCCTATCTGAGAGTAAAAGAATTGAGAACACCAAATAATTTCTTTGTGTTCAACCTCGCTCTGGCTGACATCAGTCTTAATGTGAATGGACTTGTTGCAGCATATGCCAGCTATCTAAGGTATTTATCGCCAGTCCATTaggtaggctacagtacatAACAAAATATGTGGCTTCATCTAACAATCACTTATTTTCAGATAAATCTATTTTGTCTTTATAGCCATGTTAGACTATGTTGGGCAGTACTGAATCATCCTGACTATATATTATTCACACAACcaataattgttgaatttgaGGCAAGTTTATGTAGCCTTGATGATATATCTTAGCTCTAATGACTTCAACTGATGGAAAAACAGATGGAAAATATCAGATATGTACTACAGTACTATTAGGGATGCTTTTTACATATAATGACAAAGATCTCAATATGCTGTTCGGTCAACATTTTAGATACTGGCCCTTTGGTCAGGAAGGATGCTCAACTCATGCTTTCCAAGGAATGATCTCAGTTCTGGCATCCATCAGCTTCATGGCTACCATCGCCTGGGACAGATATCACCAGTACTGCACAAGTGAGtttgcatgtactgtatgtggcaaaaaaaaatcttcttAACTTAAGTTGGTAATTGGGGGAGGATAAACTGTGCACGTTAATTTTTACAGAGCAGAAATTGTTTTGGAGCACATCTCTGACTATGAGCGCCATTGTTTGGATATTGTCAATCTTCTGGGCGGCTGTTCCTCTTTCCGGCTGGGGTGATTATGATTTTGAACCCATGAGGACCTGTTGCACTCTGGACTACACCAAAGGAGACAGGTAGGGTAGATCACTCTCCCAACATCTCTGAACCCCTCTGTGTAGGTATAAATCAGGAAAAGGAGCATATTCTTAACATGCAAGAATCACTAAGTAGACCATTCCAACACCCAGTATTTCATAAAAGAAAAAGGAACAGATTTAAGATGAAACACAACAAAGATATATTGTGTTTTTTCCAATGCCGTTTTATCCTAAATTTCACAGGAACTACATTACCTACGTGACAACTATCACAGTCCTCTACCTGCTCTTCCCCGTCTATACCATAATTTCTAACTACAGTGCCATTTATCAATACTTCAAGAAGATCCATCATCAGAAGGTAAACTTTTAGACAACAGCTCTGGCACGTTATCCCACTTCTTCTCAACATTTTCCAATGAAATGCCTTTCAGCCTTatccaggggcgttgttagacataaaactactggggcacaggcccctattcatatccttTTTTTTCCAAGCGTGCTGCGCATAATGCACTactcggctatagaaactccccttgcttaacacactatacaacagttcagggacgcaagtgagatatcagctttggcagggacatcaatagttaatgcgagcgcacaCATTCTTCTTGCATTAATATGAGCGCAAATAAAGGTGGCTTCATTGGAAGAGCCACTAAtgaagccaccttaagtgtttctacctattcttattattatacatcttcttctgccatgggagtctatggcagcccctagaaccgcatgttcagaagttgtgaaatttggcacactctttgggaccaatcccctcatcaatttctcCAAGTTTaatgtctcccattccaaccctctagcgccaccaatgggtcaaaaaTGAAGGTGTAACAcacgttacttttgaaccatatgccgcatttcCAAAATGATGTATCGTTGGATTtgctggatcaagacgagttcaacgcactctatgacatcatacccagttatatagaatctccgccattttgaatgttaaggaaaatcgttttttcgctactcctcctacaagtcttgtcgaatcttcttcaaaattgccacagatgatcttcagaccaagcctcacaaaagttatcccatggcgttatTTTATTTTCGCAactgtttgttagttacagccaatcaaattgatgtggccgaaTTGATGTGgcggccattttgaatgaatgaatataaggttttttcgctacctctcatataaagtttgtccaatcttcacaaaatttggcacagatcgtcttcagaccaagcctcacaaaagacatcacatgtttttttgattttctaaaccttttgactggaacagtcaatcaaagtcgtcaaccaagtcaccataaaagaagtgaggtcatatctcagcacctctttactgcattgacaccaaatttggtatagGGACTAGGGACCcagttctaaagaggtccaaaataggtcatgccatttcacctctaggtggccctgcaataagcaaacatttggcaccaattatcttcagatcaagcctcacaaacgttttcgcatggtttttgatttttcggtaaagctgatcaaagtcggagatcagaatgggatttattcgccatgaaagtttgcacagacaaggaatttgctttggcaggaaggtgcatacaataaacatatagggacctaaaatttaaatatgtgtactatctatactaagggtacataaactagcagtactaagtggaattagaattaaataaaatatacaataaaataaaatataagttgccgtaatttacaatataaaaatacaaaaatacaaaaatacaaatattacaaaaaatacaaatgtacaagatacaattttgtaatgcagtgcaaaaaacagtgtgttttaagcaggaagtcattagagtcagtgtggtcccttggccttgttgaagaggccaacagtggaagggaagaaactgtttttgtggcgtgaggtattggtcctgatggaccgcagccttctgccggaggggagtgactgaaacagggagtgtccagggtgggaggagtcggccacaatctttctcgcttgcctcagggtcctcgaggtgtgcaggtcctcgagggtaggcagattgcagccaatcaccttctcagcagtgcggatgatacgctgcagcctgctcttttccttggcagtggcagcagcgtaccagacggtgatggaggaggtgaggatggactcaatgatggctgagtagaagtgcaccatcattgtctttggcaggttgaacttcttcagctgccgaaggaagtacatcctctgttgtgctttcttgatgagggagctgatgttcagttcccacttgaggtcctgggagaggatagtgcccaggaagcggaaggactccacagtgttgactggggagtcacacagggtgatgggggtgagtggggctgtgttcttcctgaagtccacaaccatctccactgtcttaagagcattgagctctaagttgttctggctgcaccaggtcaccagatTGAAATGGACATCAAAcgtggtacaggtgctcgggaccctgttttaaccctcgtgctgccttcgcaGCCtttgacccaaaggttcataacgaaccatcattgtgtttacccaattttacccaatacaaaaacaaataaaaataattttcttttaaccattccaatgtggggggtctgagacagcccgacagttaaagaaaatgcttcactttgtttttgtatgaggtaaatttgtcgcaatacgacggtgggtcacaatgactgatgggtcagaatgacccgaagataacacaagggttaaagaggtccacaaaaggttgtgtcatctaaccgctagggggcgatcccgtgtctgacacatgttaacttgtgataccagctgaattgatgcggccgccattttgaatgaatgaatacaacTTTTTTCCCCTactcctacaaaatgtatccaatattcaccaaatttggcacagattatcttcagaccacaatcaccttgacatgtcaaaataggactgaattacagctgtttaaacttgggccaaatctgacaaccgcttgccacacgaaaaactgcttatatttttacccagtaactgaacacagtaatttccaccactgagaatagctcactagggtaagttggtgtcctggcaagggcAAAGTAAGAGGTTCGAATACAGCCAAAGCCAGCAAGCCTGTCATGTCACTGGTTATCTGTTTACACTATCAAACCTCACCTCACTCTATCGAAATGATTTtcgattttcgaaaccgtttgtccggtacagccaatcgaaaacggcagcagagccgccaaacagaaagttgtgtcgtatctcagcacgtctttgatggattcacaccaaacttgctgcttgtactcggaaccctcttaTGAGGATGTCgcaagtttcttctgggtcatctgacctgcttggccactccattgctgcttgcagctatattgtaATATTGTTATACAATATATGTTTTaatcaaaataagatgatcggatCATTAAGACATTTTCTTTAGTTTCgcaagtttcttctgggtcatctgacctgcttggccactccattgctgcttgcagctatattgtaATATTGTTATACAATATATGTTTTaatcaaaataagatgatcggatCATTAAGAcattttctttagttttgtgatgttttcttagcctacatccattctgacttgtgtgccgagtccgacacctggacttctgtgtgcgtgctgcagtggctatttggcaagctcagaagagtgcgctgacatggaatcctgcgtgcatcggtttgttttcggttaaactgctttgagtttacaagcgttgattgggatattgcgtttattttttccgggattatcaatctaaattaaagCACTGACtattaaagtaaattgttaaaactcaaactttagatttaactggggcacagcagatttttACTGAGGcacatgccccagtaaaaagggtctaatgaCGCCCCTGACCTTATCCTTGCTTAGTGGTATTAGTTGTTGCATACATTTCCGGTTACATTCCATTTCAGATACAAAATTGTGAATCCAGGTTTTCTATAGTGATAATGACTACCTTTATTATCCGAGTCAATTTGGAGGATAAATAAAACGTTTTGTCCAATTTAAATGATTAAATCTTAACCCAGTAATTGAGTGTTACATGGGAACAATCGCAGGAACAGGGACAATCAAGTTACAAACCAAACCACAATTCTTGAATTTCAATCTGTGTGAAGTGCATGTGCattaaacaatatatatatatatttttttttacagtttaacACCAGTATTCCACTGAGGGTGCTTTTGATGTGCTGGGGCCCCTATGTGATCATGTGCATGTATGCCTGCGTAGAGAACGTTAAGGTTGTGTCTCCTAAACTGAGAATGGTGAGTTTCATTGTATTATATTTATATGattttaatgatttattttggTTGGAGAGTTAGAGAGCTGTATGGAGATAACACGTTAAAATTGAAATGTGTTTCTCTTACCAGGTACTCCCAATTTTGGCAAAGACAAACCCCATCTTCAACGCCCTTCTATACTCTTTTGGAAATGAATTCTACAGAGGAGGAGTCTGGCATTTCCTTACTGGACAAAAGATTTCTGATTCCCTTCCTAAGAAGGTCCGATAAAGGAGCCTAATGTTAGTTCCAGGCCATATGCAATGACCATGTCCTCTTACTGCAATTGGATACGCTTTGGATTAATTTGGTTGTTTTTTGTGGTGTGGATTATATAGTAATAGCTGCCTTTATGTATTAAGGTGTCTGTGGATAACAAGGTCAGTATGGCAAATACTGTGCATAAAAATATCTGCCCTGTTATAGTAAAAGAAATCAGGTCTGAAAAACGTTTTTCATAGCTTATTTTATGTAATTCAACCACTGTCTTAACCACATGTAATAAAATATTGAAGTATGGTGCCATTTATTTCATTCAACTGTTCAAATAGCGTTTGCCGGAAATGACACCATGTCTAAATATAGGTTATACACAACACAATAGCTATTATCAATTTAGGTATCTAAACAAGCCATTTAATGTCTTGCTTGCCTGCAAATTGTTACTAAGATGAATATGTGAGGCAACAATTCTATCTATAGGAGTAAAGAAGTCTGCCCTCTTCCAATACTTGCATTGCGTTATGCAACTCAACCAGTATGCATTTCTTCAGACTAGATTACCGGGCTAGCTAATAATGCTTGTTATGAGCATTCGCTTATTGATCCAAAAGATTATGACACATTAATCTAACACCTGACTTAATTAGCCTCTTGAATCTCAGTTATTTTTTCACAAAATAATGGAGCAACAACATACATTTAATAGTAGGCATTTTAGGTATTATCAATTTGTCACACTCAATTCAAATACAATTTGAGCAAGGCATGCcgcacaattttcagcattttttgtttgttggttcTGTTCTTCCTGCTTCACCCTGGTTCATCAGCTGGGGATATGTAGTACCCTGTAGAACTGCTAATTGCCAGCTCTGCTGGTTAAGTTGGGCGTGGTGCCGCAAGTTGACAACAATGAGATAATGGCGTGCGTTTCGACTGAAGTGCTTAAGATGGACACCTCTTGAAATAATCCAAAGTGAGAAACAGAGTGAGTCGGACTGCGTGTGACTCATAGTATTTAGTAACCCTGTAACAAATGATAGAGCGGCCAGCAAGTGACATCTCACTGCAAAGCATTTGTACCTGGGGGTTACTGGTACTCTAGAAGAATAGATCGTTTTGACTTGAAAATATTTGAGCTGAGTTCCAGGTAGAGCAAACCAGCGCAAGTGAGATTTTTGGGTAATAATACACACCACGCAACTACTGGACAGCACTGGTTTGCAGACCAGTCAATGCGGCTGAAATATTTTCAAGTCAAAATAATCTATTCGTTTAATGGCAACATTGACCACTGCATTGAATTCAAAACAAGCACGTGTCATCATCATCGATGGGTGGAAACATTTTGTATTGTCCTTTAATAGGCCTTCTCCCTGCCTGAGGGGTACATACACTTGATCACATTTATAGTATGTTGGTCTTTACCAATTTACTTAACCGTAAGTAAGACAATTTGGGACGTAGAGACAAAACATTTCTAGAAGAAtatttgttgatgtttttttttgattttttctaGAAATTAAATGAATGTGTGATAAAGCAGGCAAGGAGTCTGCGTTTCGGGATGAAAGTGCATGTGAACTttactgagaaataaaaatgataCAGAACAAAGGGCAAACGCCACACGGCCATCTATAAAGAAACAAAGAATAAGACTTCACAACGAGGTCAGAGACAGCTCAGCTTATATAGCCATCCTAATGAGTCAACACAAAACAGGTGCATCTAATATTCCGGTGACGCAGATCGGCGCTCAGACGCCACGTGAACCGTGACAAAATGCTGTTTGAAAAATGGATTATAGGGTCAGACTTTCATGTTCTCGCTGTGCAAACTGATACTATTTAAGAAAGACAGGCACATGCAAAGCAATGTTTTCGATATGTGGCCTGAGGACGTTGGAAAATTGTCAACCTAGATTAGCAATAATCCGAATAAACCAAATTGATTGAATTAATCTCATGATTTTTTCCCCACACAGCCATATGTGCAGGAAAGCCGTGACAACCTTTGAACTTTTGTTGATTGTGAATTTAGATAACgcagtcacacatacatacattttgTCAGGACTCTTGTTAAATTCAGGAATAATGTTTTAGCCAATTTAAGACTAAATACAATTTCTTCCAATGAGCACATTGAGTGCAATTACATAACCATACAGGTACCCATATTTAGCTTAGTTTGGACTCTTTCACATTAC includes:
- the rgrb gene encoding retinal G protein coupled receptor b, with the translated sequence MAAYALPEGFTEFDMFTFGTALLVGGMLGFFLNTITILSYLRVKELRTPNNFFVFNLALADISLNVNGLVAAYASYLRYWPFGQEGCSTHAFQGMISVLASISFMATIAWDRYHQYCTKQKLFWSTSLTMSAIVWILSIFWAAVPLSGWGDYDFEPMRTCCTLDYTKGDRNYITYVTTITVLYLLFPVYTIISNYSAIYQYFKKIHHQKFNTSIPLRVLLMCWGPYVIMCMYACVENVKVVSPKLRMVLPILAKTNPIFNALLYSFGNEFYRGGVWHFLTGQKISDSLPKKVR